AAACACTGGTTTTGATGAGGATTTCTTGTCAAAGATAGTGTAGGGCGAGGAATATGGATCAACACCAACCCATGATCCATAGTTGTGATTAAAAGTATTATAATTAGATCCACCCACATGACCAGTGCTAGTACTTCCTCCAGATGATATTGAGCACTCCTGCAGTTaaccgaatttttttttttttaaatgtacaTTTTTCTTACTTGCAAACGATATAATCATCTAAACCATGGGAGAGAGAATCGAACTTGAGTGGAGAGGGGGAGAGCCCACTGCTCTAGCCAAATTGGCAAAGTTAGGTTTGCAATTATACATTTTCAACTGTTGTTTTCATTTTAGTACCACTCCTAGAGAGGAAGATTATATGTACTGTTTAAATCTGGTCCAACTAGTTTGGCTTAATTTGAGAAAGGCGGAAAATTTTTTTCTAGTTCTTAAAGGAAACAAAGGGCCAAATAGTTTCTTCCTTAATatagaaaattttaaatcacTCTATGTAgggtgtttttttgtttgtagaTTAATTGATGATTAAACTTGCACTAGCGTGCTCACATGGGGTGCAAGTCTTTTCATCTTTCTTACATTAAATCATTATTGTGTATGAATATAAGTATGTACATTTACATATATGAACTTACCCTAAAGCTCTTCTCCATGGCAATGGATCCATACCCATAGTTTCCCATCTGTGCCCCAACAGAAACATTCACACCAACTGAAGAAGAAGATGCAGAAGAAAACCCTACATATAAAGAAATCCAAAtagtaaaaacttaaaaaaaaaatgtaggaaatttttttaaaattaaatagtgAAAAGGGCTGGTATCTAATTACCGGCTGGTGGAGCAGAAATGTTGGAATACTTGCCGTGGTGATTAATGGGTGCTTGTTCataagcagcagcagcagttgCATTAATATCAATCCCAACCCCTGATGATCTTTGCCTGATATTATTGGATTCTGGTGGTACAGCTGGCACTGGTGGTGCTGCATGATGATGGTGATCAGGAGCAGAAGAAGAAGTGAATCTTTTCTTCTGCCTCTCACGAGCTTTGTGGTTCTGAAACCAATAGAAAACGTTCTTGCCTTCGATCTTGCCGAACTGTCGCAGCTTAGCAGAGATCCTCTGAATCTGCTCAGCGCTGGGTGACCTAATGCCATTGTTGTAGTAAAGGTCCTTCAAGATTTTTATCTGATCAGTTGTGGGTGTCCACCGCGTACTGCTTTGCCTGCACATGATTCCACCCCCCTGCCTGTTGCCTCCATCTTGTACTTCATTTGGGATCTGTTGAGGGTCCATTGAGAGATTCTTTTGATTACGAGCAAAATTTCTACCCTAAATTACACTAAGGGATAAGAGGAGTGTTTGAACTtgaggaagagagaaaggaaattACAAAGGGAAGCAAACAAAATGATGAggaagagagaatgagagaaaagggtgggtgagagagagagagagagagagaggaagtgcatgaaattgaatttaattttGGGATTGGGGATCAAAGGGTTATAATTAAGAGGGGGAAGGGGGAGGTGAGGAGAGGTACATggagagacgaagagaggaaaTCAGAGAAATATCTGAGAGAGAAAGACTGAAGTTGacagagggagagaggagagaggagagaggggtTCATAAAAAGGGAAGGGACAAAAGAGGGATTAGAAAGGGTAGGCGTCAGTGGCATAAGAATTACTTGGTTGAAAAGGCATGACCAAGAGGTATATatgaaaattattatttttgaggcactttgagagagagagagacagaataatataaaatgatatGATGAAGAAGTGATATAATGgattagaaagaaagaaagaagagagagttctgaatgaatgaatgaatggcCATAAAAATGGAATGGGGGATTTagtggtttaaaaaaaaaaaaggatttccTCCTAAACTTGAAAGGAGCTGCTAAATTCCATATtgaattttataattaattaaatttcttcTGAACTTGAACTTTAGTTAGTTACAAtcctaaatttttataattGGTCAATTTTCTCCTTACTTCATATTTTGGAATTTTTCATCCATCTTGGTCAAGTGCATGACACCTTGCAATTGTTTGAGGACaaaaaagtaattttatttttaatgcaGGCAacacattttttcttcttctcttccacTAGTTCACTCCGTAcactttttgtttgaatttatcGCCAATGTGGACAactatgaatctaatccatggTCTTGTTTTTCAGCAACATGTTAGGTTTGTGATACCATTTCATTAGCCTTCACCTTGAGACTTGATTCACATGACCTTCTCGGTTCACCTATTTCAATTCAAAATTAAGAGAAGAAAAGTAACTACTCATTTTAACAAATTTATTATTAGAAACTGGTCAATCATAAACGTCGGGGGAAGTAAATTggccaattataaaaatttagaCGGTAAATTGGTCAATTATAAAAGATCAAGAGATAAtcgattaaaattaaaatttaaaaaaaattgatcaattataAAAATTCAGAAAAGTAACtgaataaaattataatttaaagaAAAGTTAACAACTTTTTGCAAGTTCGGTAGGAAATCTGCGAATACCTCTTCttttgggacaaggattgtctacccttCCTTTTTccatgcccttccatgccctcctatttgtgtggtcacggttaagtcacgtcaatattttatattactattcatttttgtcttattatctttataaaaaaataatataaaatgttgacgtggcttaaccgtgatcacacaaacagaaggaaaaaaaggggAGATCAAAATggtcctttattttattttattttattatcattAGGCCAAGAGAGCTAGATAGCCCCAGAACCACAAAGATACTCCTGTACTTAGCTAGGGTTGTCATGGGCAAAACTGTAAATTGAACTTGATGAAGTACTTCTCTCTGTGCCTTACTAGGTTCCAAACTGTACTTCGAGGCTTTTCGCCATTAGGGTTTCtattttttggttcttttaCCCCACTTTAAAGCTCTCATATCTTCTCTAGGAAATTCAACCTACAGTAATACAGTAGTTCCTAGAGAATAACTGGAGAAGTAGCAAGGCCATTACAACATGGTAATCAATGCAATTTACTCACAGCTCCTAGCCTCTTATTTTTCATCTTCATCTGTGCAATCTAATCTGATTCTTgacagaaatatatatatatatgtagaaaAAAATACGTTTTTGAAGTATATagttaggggtgtgatatccacacacccctttttacttctctcacacctttttagttttcggtcatcggatcggataaattgaagaagatcaacggacataaattaacaaggagtgtgtgagaagtaaaaaggggtgtgtggatagcacacccctatagTTATCCCTGCCATTTAGTAAtacgatctagtggtattcttcttcatttgtaagtgataggtcttagattcgattctcgtcaaagacgaattcgaactacattattactagcccattgtaAGACTAAGCTCACATGATTTCTTTTagcgtagataatatcgtttgttcaaaaaaaaaaaaaacgtatatAGTTATCCCCAATTGGTTTACCCTAATTTCATATTGTTCATTATTGTTAAGGTAACATGCATGTACTGTAAGTTATAAACTAATGTTGTTTCCCATTATGAAAGATAAAGATCAAATACATGATCACTATGCTATTGGTGAAAGAGTTGCTACGGGTCATTTGTTAACAAACCGTTGAGCAACAGGTTTTTTGACAAGCAAGGGTAGAGTGATTTTAttgacaaaaaacaatatatacaaGAGGGTACATATTCTTCACTGACCAATTTCTTTGATCTTAAGAGAAAATTGTACTAAGACATCAGATAAACTACTACAAGGCtactataaacacaaaaagCAAATAGTATAAATCTACTACAAAGACGGTAGAATGCTCAACTGAAACCTGAGCTCGTAAACGTTAACGGGTGAACCATTGACGGTCTTGATTTAAAAACCCTTTTTAATCTATGTTTTTGACTTATACTCTTAAGAACAAAACAAACTAATCACCTTTCAACCACCAAAGCATTCTTTGATTCTCTCTTCAATTTATCTTAATTAGTTGCGTGGAGCGTGAAAAAGGAAGAGGGAGCCTGAATCATCACCTAGATTTAAAATTAGCTGCCTATGAAATTACTTTTGGAAATTTTCACAACAACCAGATGTATTATAATGCGTGTATGAAAATATATACCATCCAAActaaaaattttgtaaatttacCACATACTATATTTAGTGTGGATGTACCACCTAAATCAATCTTTGCTAgaaatttgatcaaaatttattttgtttcggTATATGAGCACTTTTTCATGAGACATTATTTCTTCGCTTATACTTTCGGTGACGAAACAAGGTATAGGCGCCAGCATAATCAGGTTTCTTGTAGTGCATGTTAGTGGAAAATTGCGTGTGTGACTAAGTTCAAATCTCATGAATCACAATGAAATATAACAAACTTAGTAATGCTTTAGAGAACACaagtcaaaaattaaaaaacttcaTAGTTCTAACAGATTCATTTGTTGAACAAAACTAACCAACTAGAATTTAATCATCACTTGCAAAAAAACGTTACTGTTAGCTGGAGATGTTTTTGGACACTGCCATTCGTAAACATACCTTAAACATGAAAGAAATCTTATTAATTAAAAGAGTGTTGCACAAGCACAAGTGCAGGTAGCGATGATCCTATTTCTgtacagagagagaaagggagggagAGATGGGAGAGATGGGAGAGATGAGGGAGGATAGAGCAAATATCAAGGAGTAAAGTGCAAAGAAAGAATCCATGGTGTCATCCTATGTCTGTAGCAGTCCTTTATGCGACGGAGCACGCGCTTCAAAATAAATGCCAAAGCATTAAATATGGTGTGTGTCATGGTTTCTGGAGTTCTCATGCATGCATGTCTCTAGGTTCATCATCAAATCATTCTTTGCCACTGCCACTTTGTTTGTACCATCATCTCTATATAATTCTCACACACGCAATCTACTGCACTATACAGATGAACCCTAAACTCCAACTGGGGTTTATATCCTTTTCCTAATATATAATTCATCAATATTCCTCTTTAAGTACATGCGTCTGTGCTTTGAAGACAAGAGACTAACCCTAATGCCCTCAACCTCAATTGGGTTTTATGTGAATTACTTTCTTAATTCATTAatattactcttttttttttccggttACAAAGAGTTTCAAATCTTGAATCTTTAACCTACTTCTAGTTATTGTACCCTATCCATTCTCACCATTGCACTAACCCAATGACTTTCATTCACGATATTCCTCTTTAATCATACATATTTTTTCAAATAAGAGACTAAATCACGTATGTCTAAGCAAGCAAGAACTTGTACATGTTTATATAGTTACCAGAGATTATTGAACCCCAAATCTATATATTGCTATATGTGGAACTTGTATTGATATTAGTATGACTATGAGAGAGCCTTCAAAACCAATACATTAGGAGGCAGTtgcatctctttttttttttttggtcattgGAGACCTACTTTAAATTGAGAGTTAACGGAAGACTTGGTACAAAATCGAACGCAGTGACGTTCTAGAATTCAACCAATCCCACTTAGTGAGATAAGACTTAGTTGTTGTTATTGTATACTAAATGTTAAAAGAAAGTTTCAGTACGTTACAAACCAACAAGAAGAAATTTACATCTTTCCTTTTCTCACTAAACTTTTGGTCAAATGGACAAATAGAAGCATTGTTTAAACACTAAACTTGTACGTGTTATATAGTTACGTTGACAAAGATCGAACCCTTACTCTATCACATTGCTAGAACTTGCATTGAAGTTAGTATTGCACCTTCATTGTTTTCCTTGGCGAACTAGTTTAAACTTGTTATTGTTCTATACTCATGTTATTAAAAAAAGTTCAATACTTTACAATATTACAAACCAACAAGAATCAATTTTACATCTTTTACTcatgttattaaaaaaattcaacatacaaaattacaaaccaaCAAGAATCAATTTTACATCTTTTACtcattttattaaaaaagttcaatatacaaaattacaaaccaaCAAGAATCAATTTtacatcttttatttttttacacacAACTTTTGGACAAAAGGAAGCATTCTTTCGTGAATTCAACCAGTCTCATTCCCTTTCTCAATAATCCTGACTACTGTTGTACATGcccatctctctttctcctctgtctctctctcatttcaaCTTTTACAGATTGCATAATATGTTTGATATTGACAGTGCTATCATCATGAGATTTCCTTTCCCTTTCATGCATTTACATGGAGGGTTTGGGACTCTGagcctctttctctctctctctctagccaATTAGCCAAAGCCAATAGGAGGAGGAGTGTTGAGAGATGTGGGTTTTTGTTCCTTTGTCTAA
This is a stretch of genomic DNA from Malus domestica chromosome 02, GDT2T_hap1. It encodes these proteins:
- the LOC103400089 gene encoding protein WUSCHEL-like; the protein is MDPQQIPNEVQDGGNRQGGGIMCRQSSTRWTPTTDQIKILKDLYYNNGIRSPSAEQIQRISAKLRQFGKIEGKNVFYWFQNHKARERQKKRFTSSSAPDHHHHAAPPVPAVPPESNNIRQRSSGVGIDINATAAAAYEQAPINHHGKYSNISAPPAGFSSASSSSVGVNVSVGAQMGNYGYGSIAMEKSFRECSISSGGSTSTGHVGGSNYNTFNHNYGSWVGVDPYSSPYTIFDKKSSSKPVFGDQENMTEEEYYNLQASQEIETLPLFPMHGEDIHGFGNIKSSSMDGYYSGWYRSDGGNDGGSRTSLELSLNSYGHMTHDYFRSY